A window of Chryseobacterium aquaeductus genomic DNA:
AAGTACAGTCACTACAAACTGTATTTTCTGAGCCATTCCTTTTGAAAGCTCGGATAATTTTTTCTTCCACCATTGATCGATATGCAGTTTTTCAAACCATTTTTTAGCCTCGTTCAATGCATCATTCTTTTTCATTCCCTTCAATTCTCCAAAATAGAGAATCTGATCTCCGACACTCATGTTTTTATATAAACCTCTTTCTTCAGGCATATATCCGATGTCTTTGATGTGGCTGGGATTCAGTTTTTCTCCATTGATGAATACATCTCCGGAATCTGCCTGAGTAATTTGATTGATAATACGGATAAATGAGGTTTTACCCGCTCCGTTGGGTCCCAGAAGACCGTAGATACTTCCTTTTGGTACATGAATACTAAAATCTTCCAGCGCAGTTTTTTTTCCGGCATTGTAGGTTTTAGTTATATGATCTGCTTTTAGCATTAGAATTTTTTTATAATGAGTATAAAAGTAGTGAGAATGTTACAGATAATTTGTAACAGATGGTTGTAAAACGAAAAATCCTGATGATTATCAGGATTTAATATTATTGTTTTACTATTTGAGTAACCTTTTGCGTGTTGTCACTGAGAAAATATCTGATGAGATACTTTCCGGGTTTTAGTCTTTCAATGTTGATTTCAGCTTTATTGGCATTCACATTATAATTGGCAAGTTGTGTACCCAATATTGAATAGAATATAACTGATTTTATTTTTAATGAAGAATCCTTTGCTTTCACCATCAGAAAATCTTTTGCAGGATTTGGGTAGGCAGTAAGTACACCATCATCAGACTTCTGTGATGTGGAAGATGGTTCCCTGGTTTGTGCTTTAAAATTGTCGGAAAGACCAACAAAAGTGCCCATAAATATAATTAAAAGTAAAAGTTTTTTCATCTAACGTACAATTTGCATAAATATTACTAACAAAAATAATAAATTCTACAATCATCTGCAATAGTTTTTTATAGAACTTATATTAAATTTGCAATAAATTATTCAAAAAGTATTCCAAAATGATATATTCGAGAAACAGAAGATTGAGAGTAAATGAATCTATGAGAGGATTAGTGAAAGAATGCAGCCTTTCTACGGACGATTTTGTAATGCCGATTTTCGTAATGGAAGGTGATAATAAAGAGGAGGCAATTTCCTCAATGCCCGGAATTTTCAGACGCAGCGTCGATTTAACGGTAAAAGAATGTAAAGAATTATTTTCTTTAGGCGTAAAAGCTGTGAATCTGTACATGAAAGTTTCAGAAGATTTAAAAGACAATACAGGAAAAGAGGCATGGAATAAAAATGGATTGATGCAAAATACCATCAAAGCAATAAAAGATGCCGTTCCTGAAATGATTATCATGCCGGATGTAGCATTAGATCCTTATTCAATCTACGGTCATGACGGAATTATAGAAAATGGAAAAGTGATCAACGATGCAACCAACGATGCGTTGGCAAGAATGTCTGTTTCACATGCAGAAGCCGGTGCAGACATTGTGGCACCAAGTGACATGATGGATGGAAGGGTTTTGGCGATTCGTGAAGCTTTGGAACAAAGTGGATTCCACGATGTGGGAATTTTAAGCTATGCAGCAAAGTATGCAAGCTCTTTCTACGGACCGTTCAGAAGTGCTCTGGACAGTGCTCCAAAAGATGATTTGGAAATTCCAAAAGATAAAAAAACATATCAGATGGATTTTCACAATTCTCGTGAAGCATTAAATGAAGTTTATAAAGACGTGGAGGAAGGAGCCGACATTATCATGATCAAACCGGGTCTTCCATACTTGGATATTGTAGCAAAAGTGCGTGAAGCAATCGATTTACCGATTGCAGTTTACAATGTAAGTGGAGAATATGCAATGTTGAAAGCCGCTGCACAAAACGGCTGGTTAGATAACGATAAAGCAATCATTGAAAGTTTGACGTGCTTCAAAAGAGCAGGAGCCGATATGATTTTCACTTATGCTGCGAAAGAAGCTGCGATTCTTTTAAACAAATAATGTCTAAACATATACTATAAAATTAATAACCTTTACTTCTTGAGTAGAGGTTATTAATTAATTTTCACTTATTTATTACAGATATATTTATTTGAAAATTCTCTTTATTACATTTCCGATTTCCACAAAATCATCATGATTTCCCACAGAACGTCTTTCTACATATTCTTGATTATATTCTGAATATGGAAAGATCAAAAGATAATTGTTCTTCTGCAGACTTCTGTTCAAAAGTTCAGGAATCATGCGCATTCTCGGAGTGTAAGATAGCATTCCTCGTTTTGCCATAAAAATTATAAGGCCTTCGTCTTCTTTTATTTCTGCTGCAGTTTTTTCACCATCTTTCCATGTGTTCATAATGATAAATTCAGCTTCAATATTGGCTTTTTTGATAATTCTTTGTAAAACGTTGAGAATGTCTTCGGGAGCATAAAAAATGATTGTAGCTCCAGAATTTCTCGCAATATTCCAAACACGAACGAGCGCATGGAAAAATCCGGCTTCTTTATGAGCGTTTTCAGGAATCATCACTGCATATCTTTTGATCGTTGAAAGCGGTTGTGCAGCCTGATATACAAACACATTCACGTCATCATTCTGCAGATAACCATTGTATAAATTATGCGCAAACGAAGTAGAAAAACCTTTTTCATCTTCAAGACCTATAATCAGATCTGTAATGTTATGTTCTTTTATGACGTTGTTCACACCATTGATTACATCATTATCATATCTTTTTAAAGCTTTCAGTTTCACATCGGCAGAGGCTGCGGTATCTGTTGCCTGATGCAGAAGTTTTTCAGCATTTTTTATGGATGATTCATTTTTATCTTCATTAATGATATTCAGAGCAAAAAAATCTTCTGTATTTGAATGTGCTTTGATTAAAATTCCTAGATTTACCATTCTTTCTACCGTATTTTCGTAATTAATCGCCAAAAGAATATTTTCTTCTTCATGATTGTTTCCGGATACGGTATCTTCATTTTCTAATGCAGCAATTTTCTGTGCACTAGACATTGAGATGAATGACGAAATGGTACAGGAAATCAAAATCAGCAAAATACTTCCGTTCAAAACATGTTCGTTAAGTAACCTGATGGGTTCTCCGGTTTCGCTTTCAGAGATAATAATGTTGTAACCTACCATCACCGTTGCCAAAGTCGCTGCCGCTGAGGCCGAACTTAAACCAAATACCAATATGCCTTCTTCTTTTGTAAAGCGAAAAGTTTTTTGAGCAATAACTGCAGAAATATATTTACCGCCGATTGATGCAACCAGCATTATACCAGCAACTTTCAAGGTCTCAAAGCTGTTGAAAAAAACTTTAAAATCAATCAGCATTCCTACACTGATCAGGAAAAAAGGGATGAAAATAGCGTTACCTACAAATTCTACACGATTCATCAATGAAGAAGTGTGCGGAATCAATCTATTTAAGGCCAAGCCTGCAAAGAATGCACCGATAATGGCTTCTACACCTGCCAATTCTGCTAAAAGTGCAGCGAGATAAATCATCACCAATACAAAAATATATTGCGAAATTTTATCATCTACTTTTTTGAAAAACCATCTTCCTATCAAAGGAAAAACCATCAGTACAATTAATCCGAAAATAACAAACGATCCGGTAAGTTTTAGCCAAAAAGCTGTTCCCACATCTCCCTGAATCATCCCGACAACGACAGCAAGAACTAATAAAGTGGCTACATCGGTAATCATTGTGCCGCCTACAGTAATATTTACTGCCCTGTTTTTTGAAATACCCAATTTACTGATAAGCGGATAAGTAATAAGTGTCTGGGAAGAAAATAAACTTGCGAAAAGTACCGAAGTGAGCACCGAAAAATTCAGCAAATAATAAGATCCGATGTATCCGAGAATAAAAGGAAAAATAAATGCGTAACCGCCATATCCTAAACTTTTCCATTTATTTTTTTTAAAATCTCCCATGTCTATTTCCAGACCTGCGAGAAACATAATGTAGAGTAGTCCTGTAGTCCCGGTTACCACAATACTACTGTCCCTTGCAAGTACATTGAAACCGTTTGGACCAATGATGGCTCCTGCAATAATAAGTCCTAAGAGATGCGGAACTTTAATTTTATTAAGTAAAAGTGGAGCTGCCAAAATAATCACGAGCACCAGCAAAAACTTCAGTACCGGATCTTCAAAAGGAAGGGTGAGGTTATTTATACTTAAAATCATAAGTGTTTATTTTGATGAACGTGTAAGTTCTACGGAAAACTTCGCAGTACATTTATTATCAACCGTGATGGTGCGGATTCCTCTCATTTTTGTTGCAGAAATTTCGTTTAAGATTACATTCATTTCTACGCTTTTGTTTGCTGCGGAATCTGTTTTATAATTAAGTTTTACCTCATTATTTTCGTACGAACCTGAGTAAATTCTTACCAATTTGTTGTTGTTGACGATTTTGGATACCAATTGAGTAGAATCACTATCAAATTCCCAAGTATCCATCCGTTGATCACCAATTACATAATCGTTGCAGGAAGATTCTGTACAGATTACTTTCCCAGACCAGCTTCCAAAAACTTCTGCAGGCCATTTTTTGACAACCTCCACGGTATCTTTTATGTTAAAAATACTATCTCTCATTTTGAGTAGAGATTGGTATTCAGATTCTTTTTCGGCAAATAACTTTTCTTTTTCTAAAAGGCTGTTTTCACGGTCTAGCAGTTGTTGAGTTTTTTTATTATCGTCGCAACTTTGAAAACTTAACAATAATAACAGTAGAAATAGTAAGGAATATTTTTTTATCATAAAGCACAAATTATTTTAATAATATAGGCAAAAATTATGACAAAAATATGTTGATAAACTGTTTTTAGAAGATAAGTCCTATTTATAACAAGTTTTTTGTAATTAAATTGTTTTCTTAACTCTCTTGTTTTTAAATAGTTCCGGATTGTAATTGATGATAAAGACACCGATGATAATTAAAATTGCAGCCATGATAAATTTTAATGAAATGGTTTCATCTAAAATCAGCCAGCTTAAGAATATTGAAATGATGGTATTGATGTAAGCTAAAATTGAAACCTGCACAGGGGAAACCCTTGTCAATGCATAATGGAAAGCAAAAAATGCAGCAACCGAGCCAAATACTGCCAGATATAAAGTTGCAGCTATACTTACAACACTCCAGTTTTCAAAATTAAAATTTTCGGAAAACAGAAATGCAAAACAGATTTGAACAATTCCGGCAAAAGAAAACTGATAAAAGAGATTCAACGTAATATTTTTACTTTGAAGATTGAGTTTCTTGGTGAAAATAGTTCCGGATGCCCAGCCTAAAATTGCCAGAAAAAGGAAAATGACTCCCATCAAATAGTCAGGATTTCCCAAATCATTCAACCCATCCCAAAAGATAAAAAGAATCCCACTGAAACACATAATAATGCCTATCAAAGCCCGAAAACTGAATTTTTGCAGACCAATTGCCACACTTCCTAAAAATACCACAATTGGTGAGCAGGCACTCATCAAAGATGCTAAACTACTGGTCACAGATTCTTCTGCAACAGTTGTCATTCCGTTAGCGATGATCAACATTAAAGTTGAAAAAATCAATTGGTAAACCAATTCTTTCCAGCCAATCCATTTCAGTTCTTTCGTATAAAGCAGAATTACTAACATGATGATTGCGGCCAAGAGCTGACGAATTCCTGCCACAAACCAAGCCGGTATAGTTTCTACTGCAACGCGTATTGATAAAAAGGTGGTTCCCCAAACGATAGCTACGGTGAGAATGGCGAAAGTGAGTTTGTAATTTTTCAAAAGAGTAGGAGAAATAGAATTGCAAAGATATTTAATTTAGAATGAAAGAAGTGAATTTTCGCTTTCTATCTGAATGTCAATCGGCATATTAGTGTTTTAAGAAATTGTGAGCGAAGATAATTACAAATCACAGATTCATATGCTCTGTAAACTTCACTTTTCACGTTCTCAAAAATCCTTATCTTTGGAAATCTAATAAATTGTAGCAATGGTAGGAATTATCATGGGAAGTCAAAGCGACTTACCGATTATGGAATTGGCAGCAGATTTTTTAAAAAGTTTAGACATTCCTTACGAATTGACGGTAGTATCTGCACACAGAACACCGGAAAGAATGTTTGATTATGCTAAACATGCCAAAAAGAGAGGATTGAAAGTAATCATCGCCGGAGCAGGCGGAGCAGCCCACCTTCCGGGAATGGTAGCGAGTTGTACTACTTTACCTGTAATCGGGGTTCCAATTTTATCCAGCAATTCTATTGACGGTTGGGATTCTGTTTTATCAATTCTTCAAATGCCGGGCGGAATTCCTGTAGCAACGGTTGCCTTAAATGGTGCTTTGAATGCCGGAATTTTAGCTGCAAAAATCTTAGGAACAGGCGATGAAAATGTAGCAGAAAAACTACAGATTTATCAGGATACTTTGAAAGATAAGGTTTTGGGAACGGTAGATGATATCAAAGCCAAACATCCGAATTTGTACGATTTGTAATCTTTCAGATTTGATATAAAAAAAATGCCTCGCAAATTGACGAGGCATTTATGTTTTATCTTTTGATGAATTTGAAACTCTTCAAAATATTTTTTGTCTTCATCTGAAGTATATAATTCCCTTTTACCAAATTTCGGATGTCAATTTTTTCGTGATCAGATTTTCCCTGTAAAATGATTCTTCCACTATTGTCAAAAATTTGATAAGTACCTGACTCTTTCAAATTTTTAAAATAAATAAAATAAGTCGCAGGATTTGGATAAAGTACAGGATTTTCTTCAAGTTTAGTTTCTGATGTCGCTAGGGTACAACTTCCTAGTGTGTCACCATTGATCGTCCAGCCTTTACTAATGAGAATATTTCTTTTATTAATGATATTACTTGCATATTGCATGGGCGAAATCAAAATAAAAGAAACATTGTTTGCTGTATTAGGATTGTCTGCCCATCCTGTTATGGTTTTGCTGTAGTTTTCGCAATTTATTGCAGTATCACCGAAGGCGCTATCTGCTGTAACTAGCGATGCAAGATTCCAAGAAGCAAGTGATTGATTGAAAGATGTGGCGTCAGAAAAAATATTTTTCATTTTTGTAACATTACTCACATTCCATAAGTCTAAAGGCTGGTTGAATTGTGTGCAATAAGCAAAGGCTCTATTCATATTTGTTACGCTGGAGGTATTCCAGCTATTTAAATATTGATTAAAAGAAGATGCATTTGCGAATACATCATTCATCATCTGAAGGCTGGAAGTGTCCCAATTATTAAGAGGCTGATTGTAAGCAGAGCATAATGCAAACATCCAGCTTATATTTTTTACATTTGAAACATCCCAAGAGTTTATATTTTGATTAAAATATGTTCTTCCTGTAAACATATAACTGAGGTTAGTCGCAGATGAAGTGTCCCAAGAACTTAATTCTGATGGATTGAAGCCGGGAACTGTCTGTGTATATGCTATCCCAGAATGATGTTGAGCAAACATAAAACTGAAATTCTCAATATTTGAAGTATCCCAATTCTGCATAGAACTTGCACCCAGAAAGCTGTTGGTAAGATAAAACATCAGTGAAGCGTTGGTTACATTAGAGAGGTTGGGAGAATCTGTCGCGGTGAGAGTCATTCTTTGGCAACTTGCAAAAGCTGCGTTCATAGACGTCCATGCAATATTTCCCCATTGCTCAATCTCGAGCAGTTTATCTGTACTTCCTAGTATTTGCAGATTAGGGACTAAAGTTTCTACTACAGGATTAAAATTTTGATGAGATGCAAATTTTATCTGTTGAAAAACTCCATTTCCGTTTGATACCTTCACTCGATACAGCGTGTTTGTTCCGCCTCCTTCTGAGGGCATTCCAAAGTCAATAAGAACTTGGCTGGTAGAAGTTACATTGGTTATTGTACCATTATGCTGAGGGAAACCCACCTCCTCCCAAGTGATGGTGTAGTTTTGACCGATACCGGGAAACCAAATCTGGTTTAAGTTTGCCTGAAAAGGTGCATTCACCGTAACAACTGAAGGTATGCCTGGCTGCCATATCGTTATAAACTCATTCTGAGCCATAGAAAATTGAAAAAAAACAAGGTAGAAAAAAAAAGTTATTAGTTTTTTCATGATTATATTTTGATTTGGTGAATTTTTAAACTTAATTTTTAATAAATTTCAGCGTACTTTTTTTGTTTTCAGTTTCTATCTTTAGAAAATAATTTCCTTTCGATAATTGCTGAATGTTTATTTCTTCATTTGGATTTAAAACTCTTGAAATGAGTCTTCCTGATGCATCAATAATCTCTGCTGATTTTACTTTTTCCTTAGATTTGATGAATATAGAATGCGTTGCGGGATTCGGATAAATTGAAAGTGAAGATGTGAAGTCTGTTTCGCTGGTTCCCAATACCGAGTTGCATGATGCATTGTAATTATCACCAGTGATCATCCAGTTTTTACTGTTGATAAGATTGGTTCTGGCATTTACTGCAAATTGATGCTTGTACGTGAGCGGTGTTGTCGTTCCGAGGTTGATGTTATTGGGTGTCTGTGAATTGTTGTTCCAACCGAATAATGCATTGTCATAATTTTGACAGTTGAGTCCGGAAAATTTAAGCATATCTACTGCGGATGTGAGTGAGCTTAAATTCCAGCTTCCAATATTTTGATTAAAGCTATATGCCTGTGCAAACATCATATCCATATTTGTAACTCCTGATATATCCCATGTGTCTATATTCTGATTGAATGAACCTGCACCATGAAACATGTGTTCCATTGTAGTGGCATTAGAAGTATCCCAATTACGAATAGGTTGATTAAAGCTTGCTGCCATATCAAAAACAGCGTAGAAATCTGTCACGTTCGATACATCCCAGTTTCCAATGGGCGCATTGAATTGGTCTGCAGCCGAAAACATAGAGTTAATGCTCGTAAGATTAGATGTATCCCAATTTCCAAAACTTGTATTCCCTACCAAAGAAGAACAGATGTAAAACATATCTTTTGTGCTGGTTACGATGCTCAGATTTGGTGTGTCTAGTGCAGTCACATCCATGTTATTACAAAGTATAAAAGCATTTTCAAAAGTCTGCCACTGGATATTTCCCCATTGCGTAATAGTAAGTAATTTACCTGTGTCCGGGGAAGAGTAGATGGGAACTACTGTATTGTCGAAAAAACATATCCGATTATAGTTTCCATTTCCGTTGCTAATTTTCACTTTATAGGTTGCGTTCGCAGGAACAGGATTTAGCGGAGTACCAAAATTAATTATAAATTCGAGCGTAGAATTCACATTAGTAAGATTGCCATTATGTTGCGTATACCCAACTTCTTCCCATACGACGTGAAAATTTGTTCCTCTTCCAGGAAAATGAATTTGTTGAGAAATTCCAGGTTTCCAAATCGTGATAAATTCATTCTGAGCTTGTGTAATCTGAAATAAAAAAATACAGACAAAGATGGTTATCAGTTTTTTCATAATTAGAATTAGTTTTTTAGACGTAAGTTTTCATGGTGCTTTCTTAATTTTTAATAAACTTCAGCGTACTTTTT
This region includes:
- a CDS encoding cation:proton antiporter — protein: MILSINNLTLPFEDPVLKFLLVLVIILAAPLLLNKIKVPHLLGLIIAGAIIGPNGFNVLARDSSIVVTGTTGLLYIMFLAGLEIDMGDFKKNKWKSLGYGGYAFIFPFILGYIGSYYLLNFSVLTSVLFASLFSSQTLITYPLISKLGISKNRAVNITVGGTMITDVATLLVLAVVVGMIQGDVGTAFWLKLTGSFVIFGLIVLMVFPLIGRWFFKKVDDKISQYIFVLVMIYLAALLAELAGVEAIIGAFFAGLALNRLIPHTSSLMNRVEFVGNAIFIPFFLISVGMLIDFKVFFNSFETLKVAGIMLVASIGGKYISAVIAQKTFRFTKEEGILVFGLSSASAAATLATVMVGYNIIISESETGEPIRLLNEHVLNGSILLILISCTISSFISMSSAQKIAALENEDTVSGNNHEEENILLAINYENTVERMVNLGILIKAHSNTEDFFALNIINEDKNESSIKNAEKLLHQATDTAASADVKLKALKRYDNDVINGVNNVIKEHNITDLIIGLEDEKGFSTSFAHNLYNGYLQNDDVNVFVYQAAQPLSTIKRYAVMIPENAHKEAGFFHALVRVWNIARNSGATIIFYAPEDILNVLQRIIKKANIEAEFIIMNTWKDGEKTAAEIKEDEGLIIFMAKRGMLSYTPRMRMIPELLNRSLQKNNYLLIFPYSEYNQEYVERRSVGNHDDFVEIGNVIKRIFK
- the hemB gene encoding porphobilinogen synthase, giving the protein MIYSRNRRLRVNESMRGLVKECSLSTDDFVMPIFVMEGDNKEEAISSMPGIFRRSVDLTVKECKELFSLGVKAVNLYMKVSEDLKDNTGKEAWNKNGLMQNTIKAIKDAVPEMIIMPDVALDPYSIYGHDGIIENGKVINDATNDALARMSVSHAEAGADIVAPSDMMDGRVLAIREALEQSGFHDVGILSYAAKYASSFYGPFRSALDSAPKDDLEIPKDKKTYQMDFHNSREALNEVYKDVEEGADIIMIKPGLPYLDIVAKVREAIDLPIAVYNVSGEYAMLKAAAQNGWLDNDKAIIESLTCFKRAGADMIFTYAAKEAAILLNK
- a CDS encoding T9SS type A sorting domain-containing protein; translated protein: MKKLLLLIIFMGTFVGLSDNFKAQTREPSSTSQKSDDGVLTAYPNPAKDFLMVKAKDSSLKIKSVIFYSILGTQLANYNVNANKAEINIERLKPGKYLIRYFLSDNTQKVTQIVKQ
- a CDS encoding BspA family leucine-rich repeat surface protein codes for the protein MKKLITFFFYLVFFQFSMAQNEFITIWQPGIPSVVTVNAPFQANLNQIWFPGIGQNYTITWEEVGFPQHNGTITNVTSTSQVLIDFGMPSEGGGTNTLYRVKVSNGNGVFQQIKFASHQNFNPVVETLVPNLQILGSTDKLLEIEQWGNIAWTSMNAAFASCQRMTLTATDSPNLSNVTNASLMFYLTNSFLGASSMQNWDTSNIENFSFMFAQHHSGIAYTQTVPGFNPSELSSWDTSSATNLSYMFTGRTYFNQNINSWDVSNVKNISWMFALCSAYNQPLNNWDTSSLQMMNDVFANASSFNQYLNSWNTSSVTNMNRAFAYCTQFNQPLDLWNVSNVTKMKNIFSDATSFNQSLASWNLASLVTADSAFGDTAINCENYSKTITGWADNPNTANNVSFILISPMQYASNIINKRNILISKGWTINGDTLGSCTLATSETKLEENPVLYPNPATYFIYFKNLKESGTYQIFDNSGRIILQGKSDHEKIDIRNLVKGNYILQMKTKNILKSFKFIKR
- a CDS encoding DMT family transporter, with protein sequence MKNYKLTFAILTVAIVWGTTFLSIRVAVETIPAWFVAGIRQLLAAIIMLVILLYTKELKWIGWKELVYQLIFSTLMLIIANGMTTVAEESVTSSLASLMSACSPIVVFLGSVAIGLQKFSFRALIGIIMCFSGILFIFWDGLNDLGNPDYLMGVIFLFLAILGWASGTIFTKKLNLQSKNITLNLFYQFSFAGIVQICFAFLFSENFNFENWSVVSIAATLYLAVFGSVAAFFAFHYALTRVSPVQVSILAYINTIISIFLSWLILDETISLKFIMAAILIIIGVFIINYNPELFKNKRVKKTI
- the purE gene encoding 5-(carboxyamino)imidazole ribonucleotide mutase; this encodes MVGIIMGSQSDLPIMELAADFLKSLDIPYELTVVSAHRTPERMFDYAKHAKKRGLKVIIAGAGGAAHLPGMVASCTTLPVIGVPILSSNSIDGWDSVLSILQMPGGIPVATVALNGALNAGILAAKILGTGDENVAEKLQIYQDTLKDKVLGTVDDIKAKHPNLYDL
- a CDS encoding BspA family leucine-rich repeat surface protein; translation: MKKLITIFVCIFLFQITQAQNEFITIWKPGISQQIHFPGRGTNFHVVWEEVGYTQHNGNLTNVNSTLEFIINFGTPLNPVPANATYKVKISNGNGNYNRICFFDNTVVPIYSSPDTGKLLTITQWGNIQWQTFENAFILCNNMDVTALDTPNLSIVTSTKDMFYICSSLVGNTSFGNWDTSNLTSINSMFSAADQFNAPIGNWDVSNVTDFYAVFDMAASFNQPIRNWDTSNATTMEHMFHGAGSFNQNIDTWDISGVTNMDMMFAQAYSFNQNIGSWNLSSLTSAVDMLKFSGLNCQNYDNALFGWNNNSQTPNNINLGTTTPLTYKHQFAVNARTNLINSKNWMITGDNYNASCNSVLGTSETDFTSSLSIYPNPATHSIFIKSKEKVKSAEIIDASGRLISRVLNPNEEINIQQLSKGNYFLKIETENKKSTLKFIKN